A section of the Clostridium omnivorum genome encodes:
- the hflX gene encoding GTPase HflX produces the protein MEQEQRAIIVGCNLKNDKEFFNMMKELSSLADACDIEVVGEITQKLERVYFSHYLGKGKIQELFTLIHEKDVNVVIFNDELSPSQIRNLDTALKCKVIDRTTLILDILAKRAKSKEAQLQVEIAKLQYVLPRVTGLGGSLSRQEGSVRFISRGSGETKLELDHRKIKDKISGLQAELETLVIQRQNQRKQRKKSGIPAVALVGYTNAGKSSIMNSLIDLYGSSIDKKVFEKDMLFATLETYVRNIKLPNNKSFLLSDTVGFISKLPHQLVDAFRSTLEEITEADMLVHVVDYSNPNYKQHIEVTKDTLKELGADTIPIIYAYNKTDLVEGEITKDEKDCIYISAKNKAGIDELVNEISKRDFLQHVFCQLLIPYEKGNILSYLKDNANIKSTEYNSDGVLISMECKESDYERYKQFESLIKI, from the coding sequence ATGGAACAAGAACAAAGAGCAATAATTGTAGGCTGTAATCTCAAGAATGATAAAGAATTTTTTAATATGATGAAGGAGCTGTCTAGCCTAGCTGATGCATGTGATATTGAGGTAGTTGGTGAAATTACTCAAAAGTTAGAACGAGTGTATTTCTCTCATTATCTAGGTAAGGGAAAAATCCAAGAATTGTTTACATTAATTCATGAGAAAGATGTGAACGTGGTTATTTTTAATGATGAGTTGTCTCCTTCACAAATTCGCAATTTGGATACAGCTTTAAAATGCAAGGTAATAGATAGAACGACTCTGATTTTGGACATTTTGGCTAAGAGAGCTAAAAGCAAAGAAGCACAGCTGCAGGTAGAAATAGCAAAATTACAATATGTTCTGCCGAGAGTAACTGGACTTGGAGGATCATTAAGTCGGCAGGAAGGAAGTGTAAGATTTATAAGCAGAGGTTCAGGAGAAACAAAACTTGAACTTGATCACAGAAAGATTAAGGATAAAATCAGTGGGCTGCAAGCAGAACTGGAAACACTTGTAATTCAACGTCAGAATCAAAGAAAACAGCGCAAAAAATCAGGAATACCGGCAGTTGCTTTGGTAGGATATACAAACGCAGGTAAGTCAAGCATTATGAATTCCTTGATAGACTTGTACGGTTCTTCAATTGATAAGAAGGTATTTGAAAAGGATATGTTATTCGCTACATTAGAAACTTATGTAAGAAACATTAAGCTGCCCAATAATAAATCCTTCCTGTTAAGTGATACAGTAGGGTTTATCAGTAAGCTACCTCACCAGCTTGTAGATGCATTCCGCTCAACTTTAGAGGAAATTACTGAAGCTGATATGCTGGTTCATGTAGTTGACTATTCAAATCCTAATTACAAACAACACATTGAAGTTACAAAGGATACACTAAAAGAGTTAGGTGCAGATACTATACCTATTATTTATGCTTATAATAAGACAGATTTAGTAGAGGGTGAAATCACAAAAGATGAGAAAGACTGTATATATATTTCTGCTAAAAATAAAGCAGGAATAGATGAGCTAGTAAATGAAATTTCCAAGAGGGATTTCCTACAGCACGTTTTCTGCCAGCTGCTAATCCCATATGAAAAAGGAAATATATTGTCATACCTTAAGGATAATGCCAATATCAAATCAACTGAGTATAATAGTGATGGAGTGCTGATATCCATGGAATGTAAGGAATCAGATTATGAAAGATATAAGCAATTTGAAAGCCTGATTAAAATATAG
- a CDS encoding DUF5050 domain-containing protein: MKKVLLMIVYTLLLLFLGITDYNSYTVKAAVDSSTLSFENFDVNDDWIVDMKDLAELGKRYNCSSKSENWSSDYDINKDNIVDIYDLTLIARALGKEQGNTFGNINNFGLIAKKGTYRYYSNQNDNGYLYKMNYNITSITKLNSDNSLYINVIGDWIYYSNFSDNGYLYKIKTDGSGKVRLNTDLTISTNISNGYLYYINRTDNNSIYSINIDGTQKKKLTKDQVSYINVVDNYIYYIDDSDSYSLYRINIDGTDNRKICTGIIEEINIYNGWIYYTNGNDNYCIYRMNLDGTSNTKLNSQESAFINVSKGKIYYGIMLSTMVETAITLDGRPTSCYTNNGGFFVNVVDDSVYFIDDESPVMYVLNPDNTQIPFGSYTISNVPDIFQTVLKGTSYAPPKTVYAVTTGWNGGAINADVTWNSSTVDTSTPGTYTLYGTVEGYPGKAKLTVTVYSGISVSDLNKTRNKGQQLSLPNEVPAVFSDGTTKNLPVHWLGQLSTDTVGNYSIEGIVDGYDKRIKLNLTVVQNDNTPSGQVIAQIGDWVYYLNIWDNNYLYRIKTDGTGKTRLLAEGFYTSINVKDSYIYFAELNSGSIYRMNLDGTNKVKMCDGTTWNMQLDGSYLYFSNSNDERLYKVNVLTNIKTMVIDQPIRQYRVSGDWVYFDNEYFTYGLYKVKTDGTALQLLRKDYLNVNHTILVVNTAVYYTSDSGSGALCKINIDGTGYTVLENGIGGKIFTDNYYIYLSNNKISLDGTKVIHFTTFDGQIKNVIGGWIYFENPAEDNLLYKVRTDGTDVQIVS; encoded by the coding sequence TTGAAAAAGGTCTTACTTATGATAGTCTATACCTTACTTCTACTTTTTTTGGGAATCACAGATTATAATTCCTATACTGTAAAGGCTGCAGTTGATTCCTCAACGCTTTCTTTCGAAAATTTCGATGTAAATGATGATTGGATAGTTGACATGAAGGATCTCGCTGAGCTTGGAAAAAGATATAACTGTTCAAGCAAGAGTGAGAATTGGTCTTCTGATTATGACATCAACAAAGATAATATCGTAGATATTTACGATTTAACTTTAATTGCGCGGGCTTTGGGTAAAGAACAGGGAAATACCTTTGGAAACATAAATAATTTTGGCTTAATAGCCAAGAAGGGCACTTACAGATACTATAGTAATCAGAATGATAACGGTTACTTATACAAAATGAATTATAACATTACCTCAATAACCAAGCTTAACTCAGATAATTCTTTATATATAAATGTTATTGGCGATTGGATTTATTATTCTAACTTCTCCGACAATGGATATTTATATAAAATAAAAACTGACGGAAGCGGCAAAGTGCGATTGAATACAGATCTTACAATTTCCACAAATATTTCAAATGGCTATCTTTACTATATTAACAGAACGGATAATAACTCGATTTACAGTATTAATATTGATGGTACTCAGAAAAAGAAATTAACTAAAGATCAAGTTTCATACATCAATGTAGTAGATAACTATATATACTACATTGATGATTCGGACAGCTATTCACTTTATAGGATAAATATAGACGGAACGGATAATAGAAAGATTTGCACCGGTATTATAGAGGAAATCAATATATATAATGGATGGATTTATTACACCAACGGCAATGATAACTATTGTATTTATAGAATGAATTTAGATGGGACAAGCAATACGAAATTAAATTCCCAGGAATCCGCCTTTATTAATGTCTCAAAAGGCAAGATTTATTACGGAATAATGCTGAGCACTATGGTAGAGACAGCTATCACTCTGGATGGAAGGCCGACTTCTTGTTATACCAATAACGGAGGATTCTTTGTTAATGTAGTTGATGATTCGGTTTATTTTATCGATGATGAGTCGCCGGTAATGTATGTGTTAAATCCTGATAACACTCAAATCCCTTTTGGTTCCTATACAATATCGAACGTCCCGGATATTTTCCAAACAGTATTAAAGGGTACTTCTTATGCCCCACCCAAAACAGTATATGCAGTAACAACCGGCTGGAATGGGGGTGCAATAAATGCAGATGTCACCTGGAATTCATCTACAGTGGACACATCTACTCCAGGTACCTATACCTTGTATGGAACAGTTGAAGGCTATCCTGGAAAAGCCAAATTAACAGTAACGGTTTACTCAGGCATCAGCGTTAGTGACTTAAATAAGACTAGAAATAAAGGACAGCAATTATCACTGCCCAATGAAGTTCCGGCAGTTTTTAGTGACGGAACAACAAAAAACTTACCTGTTCATTGGCTTGGTCAACTTAGTACCGATACAGTAGGAAACTATTCAATTGAAGGTATTGTCGATGGTTATGATAAACGTATCAAATTAAATCTGACGGTTGTTCAGAATGACAATACCCCAAGCGGCCAGGTTATTGCTCAAATAGGTGATTGGGTTTATTATCTTAATATATGGGATAATAACTACTTGTATAGGATTAAAACTGATGGTACTGGTAAGACACGATTATTAGCAGAAGGCTTCTATACTTCAATTAATGTAAAAGATAGTTATATATATTTTGCAGAACTTAATAGTGGTTCTATATATAGAATGAATTTAGATGGAACCAACAAAGTTAAAATGTGCGATGGGACTACATGGAATATGCAATTAGATGGTTCTTACCTCTATTTTTCTAATTCAAATGATGAACGATTATACAAAGTCAATGTTTTAACTAATATAAAAACAATGGTTATTGATCAGCCTATACGACAATACCGCGTATCTGGAGATTGGGTTTATTTTGACAATGAATATTTTACTTATGGCCTGTATAAAGTCAAAACTGATGGTACCGCATTACAATTGCTAAGAAAAGATTATCTGAACGTTAATCATACAATTCTAGTAGTTAACACTGCAGTTTATTACACAAGTGATTCTGGCAGTGGTGCACTTTGCAAGATTAATATCGATGGTACCGGATATACCGTCTTGGAAAACGGCATAGGTGGCAAAATATTTACTGATAATTATTATATATATTTATCTAATAATAAAATTTCACTGGATGGAACCAAGGTTATACATTTTACAACCTTTGATGGCCAAATAAAAAACGTTATAGGTGGTTGGATCTATTTTGAAAACCCTGCAGAGGATAATTTGCTTTACAAAGTAAGAACCGACGGCACTGATGTTCAGATAGTTTCTTAA
- a CDS encoding flavodoxin family protein, which yields MRILIINGSPHKGNTWRLTEEVKEQIAVIDNTVKFEEIHLSELNIPFCIGCSVCFRKGHIFCPHNQYIQPIMDKIEGCDGVIFSVSCFQGAVTAITKNFTDHLAFLLHRPRYFYKKALIISTTGGVSANSVTQSLANTLPGWGFNKCYQLPIVALSWNAYKPTEKHKKKAFKISKAFYIDLKSKRLHSPKIGVLIPFNLFQAMCKEYTPGSEYSTQDGVFWKKYVGMRYAPGIPLPIYKMAIGRIIYQIGKYLSPKMIVTYKK from the coding sequence ATGAGAATATTGATAATCAATGGTAGTCCACATAAAGGAAATACATGGCGTTTAACGGAGGAAGTCAAAGAACAAATAGCAGTTATAGATAATACAGTAAAATTTGAGGAGATACATTTAAGTGAATTAAATATTCCATTTTGTATAGGCTGTAGCGTGTGTTTTAGAAAGGGGCATATTTTTTGTCCTCATAATCAGTATATCCAGCCTATTATGGATAAAATTGAAGGTTGTGATGGGGTAATTTTTTCTGTTTCCTGTTTTCAAGGTGCTGTTACCGCCATTACTAAAAATTTTACCGACCATTTGGCATTTTTACTTCATCGCCCCAGATACTTTTATAAAAAGGCTTTGATTATTTCAACTACAGGCGGTGTTTCTGCAAATAGTGTTACACAATCTCTAGCTAATACTTTACCAGGCTGGGGATTTAATAAATGCTATCAATTGCCTATTGTTGCATTGAGTTGGAATGCCTATAAACCAACTGAAAAGCATAAAAAAAAGGCATTTAAAATATCGAAGGCGTTTTATATTGATTTAAAATCAAAAAGACTTCATTCTCCGAAAATTGGAGTTTTAATTCCTTTCAACTTATTCCAAGCCATGTGTAAGGAATATACACCTGGATCAGAATACTCAACACAAGACGGAGTTTTTTGGAAAAAGTATGTTGGTATGAGATATGCTCCAGGAATTCCATTACCGATATACAAAATGGCGATTGGAAGGATTATCTATCAAATAGGGAAGTATCTTTCACCAAAGATGATTGTAACATACAAAAAATGA
- a CDS encoding nucleoside triphosphate pyrophosphohydrolase → MKVYNKLVRDKIPEIIEAQGNKYDIRIADKEEHYKLLEAKLQEEVKEFVGGKNLEELADVMEVLYGLADNLGYSEEDLNNKRIEKREKRGGFKEGVVLLKVYEE, encoded by the coding sequence ATGAAAGTTTATAACAAATTAGTAAGAGATAAAATACCTGAGATTATAGAAGCTCAAGGTAATAAATATGATATAAGAATTGCTGATAAAGAAGAACACTATAAATTACTGGAAGCAAAGCTTCAAGAAGAGGTAAAGGAGTTTGTAGGAGGCAAAAACCTAGAAGAGCTTGCGGATGTAATGGAAGTGCTATATGGACTAGCTGATAATTTGGGATATAGTGAAGAGGATTTGAATAATAAGAGAATTGAGAAGCGGGAAAAAAGAGGGGGATTTAAGGAAGGTGTAGTCCTTCTTAAGGTTTATGAAGAGTAG
- a CDS encoding HNH endonuclease domain-containing protein: MKSSIYLPEGLISSKEIQIGVPYSEKVDTRTFSRLLDDNKVVASYKMYWLLGILEEVNIGNNEIEFKKLIARMIVYAWYPHTQYKLSFGSFDNLKKPINYVAEKYSFKSNCDEKELLEFLYSSNDNELLKMMKDLTLEVPYRLLSPFFSSELRGVKDHFKNKLIVQQSLASDCCLYKIIKDDKDYILINDGWEDYLKNNYRVIKAWIYYKLVGFLQKRNPNTPAIPFKLEAPKVRKLTKATKLWNEIILSKGVRDIYTGKDFNEDNYKKYGVLSIDHFVPWSFVLHDEMWNLLPTFKNVNSSKSNCLLPYDSYIDGFCDVQYKAFTYMCDKRKKDAMEDYINILRLDNPYIYCKKNYEGSFKNKLKECISPLYQIALNQGFEVNEKLFL; the protein is encoded by the coding sequence ATGAAGAGTAGTATTTATTTGCCTGAAGGCTTAATTTCATCAAAGGAAATACAAATAGGAGTTCCATATAGTGAAAAAGTAGATACTAGAACCTTTTCAAGGCTTTTAGATGATAATAAGGTAGTGGCAAGCTATAAGATGTATTGGCTGCTGGGAATATTAGAGGAAGTAAATATAGGGAACAACGAAATTGAGTTTAAGAAATTAATTGCTAGGATGATAGTTTATGCTTGGTATCCTCATACTCAGTACAAGCTTAGTTTTGGAAGCTTTGACAATCTGAAAAAGCCAATAAATTATGTAGCAGAGAAATATAGCTTTAAATCTAATTGCGATGAAAAAGAACTACTAGAATTCCTATATTCTAGCAATGATAATGAGCTGCTGAAAATGATGAAAGATCTAACTTTAGAAGTGCCTTACAGACTGCTATCACCATTCTTTTCATCAGAGCTTAGAGGGGTAAAGGACCATTTTAAAAATAAGCTAATTGTGCAGCAATCTTTAGCTAGTGATTGTTGCTTATATAAAATAATTAAAGATGATAAGGATTATATTTTAATAAATGATGGATGGGAAGATTATCTCAAAAATAATTATAGGGTTATTAAAGCTTGGATTTATTATAAATTAGTAGGATTCCTTCAAAAGAGAAATCCAAATACACCAGCTATACCATTTAAATTAGAAGCACCAAAGGTCAGAAAGTTGACTAAAGCGACAAAGTTATGGAATGAAATTATCCTGAGCAAAGGGGTAAGAGACATATATACAGGAAAAGACTTTAATGAGGATAACTATAAAAAATATGGGGTATTAAGTATAGATCACTTTGTACCTTGGAGCTTTGTTTTGCATGATGAAATGTGGAATCTTCTGCCTACATTTAAGAATGTAAATAGTTCAAAAAGTAATTGTTTATTGCCTTATGATTCTTATATTGATGGCTTCTGCGATGTACAATATAAGGCATTTACATATATGTGTGACAAAAGGAAGAAAGATGCGATGGAAGATTACATCAATATATTGAGATTGGACAATCCTTATATTTATTGTAAGAAAAATTATGAGGGTAGCTTTAAAAATAAGCTTAAAGAATGTATTTCACCACTTTATCAAATTGCTTTAAATCAGGGATTTGAGGTAAATGAAAAATTATTTTTATAA
- a CDS encoding DUF262 domain-containing protein: protein MKTNDRPINELMKDISDGKIQLPDFQRGWVWDDYRIRALIASISNNYPVGAAMFLEYGNVNIRFKYRTVEGSDNIGVVPTELILDGQQRLTSIFSAMFSEKPVKTRTDKGKDLEQFYFLDINKCLSTDIDRVDAIISVPKSKIVTTNFGRDVILDLSSQDKEFDQHMYPLNLILNFTKSSQWQNAYYAHHSFNPDIMKKFIEFGEKITVPMMQYKIPVITLEKDTPKEAVCQVFENVNTGGVSLTVFELVTAVFAMDDFELRKDWEKRYADSFGGDILSIVTATDFLTAITLLSSYKSGGTVSCKKKDVLNLTLENYKKYADELTNGFVEAEKLLNEERIFMSRDLPYTTQLIPLAVICTLLGNKIHITTNKDKIKRWYWCGVFGELYGSANETRYVNDIVGLMEWIENCGSEPKTVNEAYFYPTRLLSLQSRQSAAYKGIMALILKEHCKDFISGREMDFTVYKSDAVDIHHIFPRKYCESMGYPSKKWNSIVNKTPISYSTNREIGGVAPSKYIGKIEKNGKVLSSVLDDYLITHKINPALCRTDDFDAFILDRAKQLLDVISKAMGKQINGRDSEDVVNSFGGIL from the coding sequence ATGAAAACTAATGATAGACCAATAAATGAATTGATGAAAGATATAAGTGACGGAAAAATTCAATTGCCGGATTTCCAACGTGGATGGGTATGGGATGATTACAGAATACGTGCGTTAATTGCAAGCATTTCTAATAATTATCCTGTAGGGGCGGCAATGTTTTTAGAGTATGGAAATGTCAATATACGTTTTAAGTATAGAACAGTAGAAGGCTCTGATAACATTGGCGTAGTTCCGACAGAACTAATTTTAGATGGGCAGCAAAGACTTACATCAATATTTTCAGCAATGTTTTCTGAAAAACCGGTTAAGACAAGAACAGATAAAGGAAAGGATTTAGAGCAATTTTATTTTTTGGACATCAATAAGTGTTTATCAACTGATATAGATAGAGTAGATGCTATCATATCAGTTCCAAAGAGTAAAATTGTTACAACAAATTTTGGACGAGATGTAATACTAGATTTATCGTCTCAGGATAAGGAATTTGATCAGCATATGTATCCTTTAAATCTTATATTGAATTTTACAAAGAGTTCACAATGGCAGAATGCTTACTATGCTCATCACAGTTTTAATCCTGATATTATGAAAAAATTTATTGAATTTGGTGAAAAGATTACAGTTCCTATGATGCAATATAAAATTCCGGTTATAACGCTTGAGAAGGATACACCTAAGGAAGCAGTATGTCAAGTATTCGAGAATGTTAATACAGGTGGTGTATCTTTGACGGTGTTTGAATTGGTTACAGCAGTATTTGCTATGGATGACTTTGAATTGCGTAAAGATTGGGAAAAACGATATGCGGATTCATTTGGTGGAGATATACTATCTATTGTTACAGCAACAGATTTTCTAACAGCTATTACACTATTATCCTCTTATAAGAGTGGTGGAACAGTAAGCTGTAAAAAGAAGGATGTCTTGAATTTGACATTGGAAAACTATAAAAAATATGCTGATGAGTTAACAAATGGATTTGTTGAGGCAGAGAAACTTCTTAATGAAGAACGAATTTTTATGAGTAGAGATTTACCATATACTACGCAACTAATTCCGTTAGCAGTGATATGTACACTGCTTGGTAACAAGATACATATTACAACTAATAAAGATAAAATCAAACGTTGGTATTGGTGTGGAGTATTTGGCGAATTGTATGGAAGTGCTAATGAAACTAGATATGTTAATGATATTGTAGGATTAATGGAATGGATTGAAAACTGCGGAAGTGAGCCTAAGACAGTAAATGAGGCATACTTTTATCCAACAAGACTGCTAAGTTTGCAGTCACGTCAAAGTGCTGCATATAAAGGCATTATGGCATTAATACTAAAAGAACATTGTAAGGATTTCATAAGCGGAAGAGAAATGGATTTTACAGTTTACAAATCGGATGCAGTTGATATACATCATATATTCCCAAGAAAATATTGTGAGAGTATGGGATATCCAAGCAAGAAGTGGAATTCTATTGTAAATAAAACACCTATTTCTTATAGCACTAACAGAGAAATCGGAGGTGTAGCACCAAGCAAATATATAGGTAAAATTGAAAAAAACGGGAAGGTTTTATCATCTGTATTGGATGATTATTTAATTACACATAAAATAAATCCAGCACTATGTAGAACTGATGATTTTGATGCATTTATATTAGATAGAGCGAAACAACTTCTTGATGTAATTAGCAAAGCTATGGGAAAACAAATTAATGGACGTGACAGTGAAGATGTTGTAAATAGTTTTGGTGGGATATTATAG